In Methanobacterium sp., the genomic window ATGGTTTAGGGGTTCCATTATTCTTTTCAAGCTTAGCTGGGTTTATTTTAATGCTTGGATTAATTCCTCTTATTCTTTACAGGATAAAAATTGAAGAAAAAATGTTATTAGGGGAATTTGGAGAGGAATATGAAGAATACATGAAAAAAAGCAAGAAAATAATTCCTTTTTTATATTGATAAGTGATATAATGATTTGCAGCGATCTAAAAATAACAAATACTAATCATTTTTAGATCATAATGTAATCAGAAGTGGAACTTTTTAGGGAATTAGGAACATGAAGGAATATGAATTCGATGCGGTTCTTTTAAAACATGAAGGGAGGAATGCAACATTTGTTGAGTTCCCCTATGATGTAGAAAAAGAATTTGGAGTTAAAGAACAGGTTAAAGTGCATGCAATGTTCGATAGGGTAGAGTACAGAGGCTCACTTGCAATAGGACATCATTGTCATATTTTAGGAGTTACACAAAAAATTCGTAAAGAAATTGGTAAAAATCCTGGAGGCACTATTCATGTTATTTTAAAACAGGATAGTGAGCCACGAATAGTAGAAATACCAGAAGATTTTCCCCGAAATCTTAAATCAGAAAAAAGAAGTGAAGGAATTCTTTGATTCGCTACCATATTCAAATAAAAAAGAATATGTTCTATGGATTACAACTGCTAAAAAAGAAAAAACACGCCAGAGAAGGCTGCAAAAATCATTGGATTTGTTGTTGGCTAAAGTTAAACATCCTTAAAACACATAAATTCAATTAATGGAGGAATTAATATGGTATCTTTTTTAGAAAAGCAACGAATATTTGCTCTTTGCGGCATCATTGCCCCAATTCTCTTCACATTTCTAGTGATTGTAGCGAGTTTTCTAAGAACAGATTATAATCAGATTTATAACTTTGTCAGTGATCTCGGTGTTGGTCCATATTCCATAATTCAAAACGTTAATTTCGTTATATTTGGTCTTCTGGTAATTGTTTTTTCGCTTGGGCTTCGAAGTGGTTTGTCAGTTTCTCAAGGAAGAGCCCTGAAAGCTGGAATATGGTTTGTAACGATATTCGGTTTAGGGTTGCTGTTTGCAGGGGTATTTCCTGAGGATTATCTCAGTGGAGTTCCACATAATCTGGTGAGTGCCACAGCATTTCTCACTATCATTGCAGCCCAGCTGCTGATCTGGAAAGGATTAAAAAATGCTGATAATTATATTTGGAGTAAATACAGGACATATTCACTAATAAGCGGGTTGCTATCAATTGTTTTGCTTTTAGTGCTTCGGGTGGCCATTGGCGACGACTATCAGGGATTGGCCCAGAGATTATTCCTTGCCGTGCCGTGGATATGGATTGAGGTTACAGGAATAAAACTTTATCTGATGGCTAAAAAAGAATATAATCATTAAATATTATTATAAGAATAAAATATTAAAATATGGTGATTAAATGAAACAATGGTACGAGGAGCTCTTTACAAATTACGCAAATAAGTATGAAAATGAAATTTTCACCCAAGGAACTATTGGAGAAGTTGATTTCATCGAGAAGGAGATAAACAAGAATAAAAACTGTAAAATACTTGATATAGGGTGTGGAACTGGTAGACATGATGTAGAACTTGCAAAAAGAGGATATAATGTTAGGGGAATTGATTTATCTGAATCCATGATAGAAAAAGCAATTGAAAATGCCAAAAATGCAAGGGTTAATATTGATTTCCAGATTGCTGATGCTAGAAATCCTCATTTTAATAATGAATTTGATCTGGTAATTATGTTATGTGAAGGTGGATTTTCTTTAATGGAAACTGACGAGATGAACTTTGAAATACTGAAAAATGCATCTAAAGCATTAAAAAAGAATGGAAAGCTAATATTTACTACATTAAATGGTCTTTATCCTCTTTATCACTCTGTTAAAGATTTCATCAATTCCAACGCGGTGGAAGGCATAAGTGAAGGGAATTCATTTGATCTCATGACTTTCCGCGATAAATCAACCTTTGAAGTGGAAGATGATGACGGTAATTTAAAAGTTCTGGAGTGTAATGAACGTTATTATGTGCCCTCTGAAATTACATGGCTTCTTAAATCCTTAAACTTCAACAAAATTGATATATATGGTTGCGAGATTGGAAATTTTAGTAGAAATGCTGAATTAACTACTGATGACTATGAAATGCTTGTTATAGCTGAATTTTGAGGATGTATAGGTTCAAATTAAAGAAAATATTGAAAATAAGTGAAAAATAGTCCCTGGCGGAGTCGAACCGCCGTCGAAAGGTCCAGAGCCTCACAGGATTGCCACTACCCCAAGGGACTTGGAAAAAATTATATTTCTATTTTCTCTATAAATATTTTTTGGGATAAAAATATTTTTCTTTATTTAAAAAACTAGTAATATTAATGATGATATATAATTTATTATCATAATGTTTCATATATTTAAAAACTATTAAATTGGTTTTTAATAGGTGAAATAATGGAAATGCCAATAATAATCCTTTTAGTGTCAATTCCAGGGTTCTTTATCTTTTTATGGGTTTTATTAAGTATTTTAGGTAGAATTCATCCATTTCCTGTACCTACATTCATGGGGAAGTATTTAGACAGTGATTATCGGAGAATAATTCAACCTCCAGATAAATTAATAAAAAGAAGCGGTATCTCAGGGGGAATGTATGTTTTAGAGGCTGGGTGCGGCAGCGGAGCATTTACAAATTATGCAGCAAGAGCTGTTGGAGATAAAGGAAAAGTATATGGGATTGATATTCAGGCCGAGATGCTGGAACAGCTCCGCATGAAATTAAAGCGATTTGAAAACATAGATATCCATAATATATTTTTAATAGAAGGAGATGTTTGTAAAATGCCATTTAAAGATAATTATTTTGACCTTGTCTATATGGTTGCGGTTCTTCAAGAAATTCCAGATAAAAAAAAAGCATTGCAGGAAATCAAGAGAGTATTAAAGCCAAATGGAGTTCTTGCAGTTACAGAATTTATTCCTGATCCAGATTATCCCCTTAAATCAACTACAATAAGACAATGCGAAAATGCAGGTTTCTTCTTTGATAATGTTGAGGGAAGCTTTATAAATTATACGGCACGTTTTATAAAGCCAGATTTTGATTTTGAGAAATTAAAATAGACTTACAATTTTTTTTATCAAATCCCACTTTAAAACTCATTTATTTCATTTTAAATAAAATAATAAAATTTAAGTAATTTGTGACTAAATTATTTAAATGAACCCTATTTATTCTATAATTTGGTAAGAGAGGATAATATGAAGGTTTTCTCTGATATATAATATGGATTATTTAAAATAATAAAAAGGAGTATTATATATGTTGCCTCATGTAATTTTATACAATGCTGTAAGCCTTGACGGGCGAATAACCGGTTTTAATGCAGATGTAGAGTTATACTATGAATTAGCATCCAAATGGGATATAGATGCGGTACTTATGGGAAGTAATACTGTGTTAGCCGGATTTGAAGTTGAATATGGCGCAATGTTTAAAGAAGACCTGGAATCTATTATTAACAGAGAAAAAAATCCAGAAGACACCAGACCTTATTTAATTGTTCCAGATAGTAAGGGAAAGATCAGAATATGGGCTGAATTATTTAAAATGCCTTATTTACGTGATATTATAGTTCTATGCTCCAAAAACACTCCTGAAGAGTATCTAAATTTTTTAAAGGAAAGAAATATTGATTTTATTATTGCTGGTAAAGATCAGGTTGATTTAAAAGAGGCATTGGAAAAATTAAATGATTTATATGGAATAAAATCTCTGAGGGTCGATAGCGGAGGTATTTTAAATGGAATTCTTCTTCGTGAGGGTTTAGCAGATGAAATTCACCTTTTGATCCATCCAGAACTCGTTGGTGGTATGAAGCTCAACTCCATATTCCATGAACCAGATATCAGTTCTTTAGAAGATGTTATAAAAGTTAAATTAGTACATATTGATAAATTAAGGGATGAAATAGTCTGGTTAAAGTACAAAATAAATAAATGAATTTATGGTATAAAATAAATTCAATAATTAAATTTCATCGGGTATTTCTATGGACAAAAGCAAAATGCTTAAAAAACTCTTAAATTCGGGAGAAACATTAATAATGCCTGATGCATACGACCCTGTAAGTGCTAAATTAATTCAAAAGGCAGGATTTAAAGCTGTACAATGCTCTG contains:
- a CDS encoding DUF1905 domain-containing protein: MKEYEFDAVLLKHEGRNATFVEFPYDVEKEFGVKEQVKVHAMFDRVEYRGSLAIGHHCHILGVTQKIRKEIGKNPGGTIHVILKQDSEPRIVEIPEDFPRNLKSEKRSEGIL
- a CDS encoding methyltransferase domain-containing protein, which gives rise to MEMPIIILLVSIPGFFIFLWVLLSILGRIHPFPVPTFMGKYLDSDYRRIIQPPDKLIKRSGISGGMYVLEAGCGSGAFTNYAARAVGDKGKVYGIDIQAEMLEQLRMKLKRFENIDIHNIFLIEGDVCKMPFKDNYFDLVYMVAVLQEIPDKKKALQEIKRVLKPNGVLAVTEFIPDPDYPLKSTTIRQCENAGFFFDNVEGSFINYTARFIKPDFDFEKLK
- a CDS encoding DUF998 domain-containing protein, with the translated sequence MVSFLEKQRIFALCGIIAPILFTFLVIVASFLRTDYNQIYNFVSDLGVGPYSIIQNVNFVIFGLLVIVFSLGLRSGLSVSQGRALKAGIWFVTIFGLGLLFAGVFPEDYLSGVPHNLVSATAFLTIIAAQLLIWKGLKNADNYIWSKYRTYSLISGLLSIVLLLVLRVAIGDDYQGLAQRLFLAVPWIWIEVTGIKLYLMAKKEYNH
- a CDS encoding RibD family protein, which translates into the protein MLPHVILYNAVSLDGRITGFNADVELYYELASKWDIDAVLMGSNTVLAGFEVEYGAMFKEDLESIINREKNPEDTRPYLIVPDSKGKIRIWAELFKMPYLRDIIVLCSKNTPEEYLNFLKERNIDFIIAGKDQVDLKEALEKLNDLYGIKSLRVDSGGILNGILLREGLADEIHLLIHPELVGGMKLNSIFHEPDISSLEDVIKVKLVHIDKLRDEIVWLKYKINK
- a CDS encoding methyltransferase domain-containing protein, with amino-acid sequence MKQWYEELFTNYANKYENEIFTQGTIGEVDFIEKEINKNKNCKILDIGCGTGRHDVELAKRGYNVRGIDLSESMIEKAIENAKNARVNIDFQIADARNPHFNNEFDLVIMLCEGGFSLMETDEMNFEILKNASKALKKNGKLIFTTLNGLYPLYHSVKDFINSNAVEGISEGNSFDLMTFRDKSTFEVEDDDGNLKVLECNERYYVPSEITWLLKSLNFNKIDIYGCEIGNFSRNAELTTDDYEMLVIAEF